In Humulus lupulus chromosome 6, drHumLupu1.1, whole genome shotgun sequence, a single genomic region encodes these proteins:
- the LOC133782372 gene encoding imidazole glycerol phosphate synthase hisHF, chloroplastic, which produces MEAPSFSSSSSSHLLAFRSSSTYSRIFLRSNTRNNHLNFKSSRNFSVRASSNGHSVVTLLDYGAGNVRSVRNAIRYLGFDIKDVKSPEDILNADRLIFPGVGAFSPAMDVLNKNGMGEALRTYIENDRPFLGICLGLQLLFESSEENGPVNGLGLIPGVVQRFDSSNGFRVPHIGWNALQIQKDSEILDDVGDHHVYFVHSYRAMPSDKNKDWISSTCNYGHDFIASVRRGNVHAVQFHPEKSGDVGLSVLRRFLQPKSTVTKKPTEGKALKLAKRVIACLDVRSNDKGDLVVTKGDQYDVREHTKENEVRNLGKPIELAGQYYKDGADEVTFLNITGFRDFPLGDLPMLQVLRCTSENVFVPLTVGGGIRDFTDVNGRHYSSLEVASEYFRSGADKISIGSDAVYAAEEYIKTGVKTGKSSLEQISKVYGNQAVVVSIDPRRVYINDPNDVEFKTVKVTNTGPKGEKFAWYQCTVSGGREGRPIGAYELAKAVEELGAGEILLNCIDCDGQGNGFDIDLIKLISDAVSIPVIASSGAGSAEHFREVFTETNASAALAAGIFHRKEVPIQSVKEHLLKKGIEVRI; this is translated from the exons ATGGAGGCGccgtctttttcttcttcttcatcgtcCCACTTGCTAGCTTTTCGATCTTCATCAACTTATTCTCGTATATTTCTTCGCTCCAATACTCGAAATAATCACCTAAATTTCAAATCTTCCAGAAACTTCTCAGTCCGGGCCTCCTCCAATGGACATtctg TTGTGACTCTTCTCGACTATGGTGCTGGAAATGTTCGGAGTGTGAGAAATGCTATTCGCTACCTTGGTTTCGACATCAaagat GTAAAATCTCCAGAAGACATACTCAATGCGGATCGCCTAATATTTCCTGGTGTGGGAGCTTTCTCTCCGGCTATGGATGTGCTGAACAAAAATGG GATGGGTGAAGCACTTCGTACTTATATTGAGAACGACCGGCCGTTCCTTGGCATTTGCCTTGGACTTCAGCTACTTTTTGAGTCCAGTGAGGAGAATGGGCCAG TAAATGGTCTTGGCTTGATTCCGGGTGTGGTCCAGCGATTTGATTCATCAAATGGTTTCAGAGTTCCCCACATTGGCTGGAATGCTTTGCAGATTCAAAAAGACTCTGAAATTCTTGATGATGTTGGAGATCACCATGTTTATTTTGTTCATTCTTACAGAGCCATGCCA TCAGATAAAAACAAAGATTGGATTTCATCTACCTGCAACTATGGTCATGATTTCATAGCATCTGTCAGAAGGGGAAATGTGCATGCGGTTCAATTCCATCCAGAAAAAAGTGGAG ATGTTGGTCTTTCTGTATTAAGAAGGTTTTTGCAACCTAAGTCAACTGTGACAAAG AAGCCTACTGAGGGTAAAGCTTTGAAACTTGCAAAAAGG GTAATTGCTTGTCTAGATGTAAGGTCAAATGACAAGGGAGATCTTGTTGTAACCAAGGGAGACCAGTACGATGTAAGAGAGCATACAAAAGAGAATGAG GTGAGAAACCTGGGAAAGCCAATTGAGCTGGCTGGACAATACTACAAAGATGGTGCTGATGAG GTTACTTTCCTAAATATAACCGGTTTCCGCGACTTCCCATTGGGAGACTTGCCAATGTTGCAG GTATTGAGATGCACATCAGAAAATGTCTTTGTTCCTTTAACAGTTGGAGGAGGAATTAGAGATTTTACTGACGTAAATGGAAG GCACTATTCTAGCTTGGAAGTTGCTTCAGAATATTTTAGATCTGGTGCTGACAAGATTTCCATTGGAAGTGATGCTGTTTATGCTGCAGAAGAGTACATAAAAACGGGA GTAAAAACTGGGAAAAGCAGTTTGGAGCAGATATCTAAAGTTTATGGAAATCAA GCTGTGGTTGTAAGCATTGATCCTCGTAGAGTGTACATCAATGATCCTAATGATGTGGAGTTTAAAACTGTAAAAGTGACAAACACAG GTCCAAAAGGTGAAAAATTTGCATGGTATCAGTGTACG GTTAGTGGGGGGCGGGAAGGTCGACCAATTGGAGCTTATGAGCTTGCAAAAGCTGTTGAGGAACTCGGAGCTGGAGAGATACTACTAAATTGCATTGATTGCGATG GTCAAGGGAATGGTTTTGATATAGATCTAATAAAGTTAATATCAGATGCCGTGAGCATTCCTGTGATAGCTAGTAGCGGTGCTGGTTCTGCCGAACACTTCAGGGAGGTGTTCACAGAAACAAATGCGTCGGCGGCCCTTGCTGCTGGCATTTTTCATCGGAAGGAG GTACCTATTCAATCTGTTAAAGAACATTTGTTGAAGAAAGGTATAGAAGTCAGAATCTAA